A single window of Streptomyces cathayae DNA harbors:
- the hemW gene encoding radical SAM family heme chaperone HemW: MPSALPDGEPVPADGALPASALAGAAARPLGFYLHVPYCATRCGYCDFNTYTATELRGSGGVLASRDNYAETLIDEVRLARKVLGDDPREVRTVFVGGGTPTLLAADDLVRMLGAIRDEFGLAADAEVTTEANPESVDPAYLATLRAGGFNRISFGMQSARQHVLKVLDRTHTPGRPEACVAEARAAGFEHVNLDLIYGTPGESDDDWRASLDAALGAGPDHVSAYALIVEEGTQLARRIRRGEVPMTDDDVHADRYLIAEEALSAAGFDWYEVSNWATSEAGRCLHNELYWRGADWWGAGPGAHSHVGGVRWWNVKHPGAYAAALAEGRSPGAGREVLSEEDRRVERILLELRLEEGVPLALLRAEGLVAARRALTDGLLRQEAYDGGRAALTLRGRLLADAVVRDLVD, from the coding sequence ATGCCTTCCGCACTCCCCGACGGCGAGCCCGTCCCCGCCGACGGCGCGCTGCCCGCGTCCGCGCTCGCCGGGGCCGCAGCACGCCCCCTCGGGTTCTACCTGCACGTTCCGTACTGCGCGACCCGCTGCGGCTACTGCGACTTCAACACCTACACCGCCACCGAGCTGCGCGGCAGCGGCGGAGTGCTCGCCTCCCGCGACAACTACGCCGAGACCCTGATCGACGAGGTCCGCCTGGCCCGCAAGGTGCTCGGCGACGACCCGCGCGAGGTCCGCACGGTGTTCGTCGGCGGCGGCACCCCCACCCTGCTGGCCGCCGACGACCTCGTACGGATGCTGGGCGCGATCCGCGACGAGTTCGGGCTGGCGGCGGACGCCGAGGTCACCACCGAGGCGAACCCGGAGTCGGTCGACCCGGCCTACCTGGCGACCCTGCGCGCGGGCGGCTTCAACCGGATCTCCTTCGGCATGCAGAGCGCCCGGCAGCACGTGCTGAAGGTCCTCGACCGCACGCACACCCCCGGCCGCCCGGAGGCGTGTGTCGCCGAGGCGCGGGCGGCGGGCTTCGAGCACGTCAACCTCGACCTGATCTACGGCACCCCCGGCGAGTCCGACGACGACTGGCGGGCCTCGCTGGACGCGGCCCTCGGCGCCGGACCCGACCACGTCTCCGCGTACGCGCTCATCGTCGAGGAGGGCACGCAGCTCGCCCGCCGCATCCGGCGCGGTGAGGTGCCGATGACCGACGACGACGTGCACGCGGACCGGTACCTGATCGCCGAGGAGGCGCTGTCGGCGGCCGGCTTCGACTGGTACGAGGTGTCGAACTGGGCCACCTCCGAGGCGGGACGCTGCCTGCACAACGAGCTGTACTGGCGCGGCGCGGACTGGTGGGGCGCGGGGCCCGGGGCGCACTCGCACGTGGGCGGGGTGCGCTGGTGGAACGTGAAGCACCCCGGCGCGTACGCGGCAGCCCTGGCCGAGGGCCGATCACCGGGGGCCGGGCGCGAGGTCCTCTCCGAGGAGGACCGGCGGGTGGAGCGGATCCTGCTGGAGCTTCGGCTGGAGGAAGGGGTTCCGCTCGCTCTTCTCCGTGCGGAGGGGCTGGTGGCGGCGCGCCGTGCTCTGACGGACGGGCTGCTGCGGCAGGAGGCGTACGACGGGGGGCGTGCGGCCCTCACCCTGCGGGGGCGGTTGCTGGCGGACGCGGTGGTCCGGGACCTGGTGGACTGA
- a CDS encoding nitronate monooxygenase, whose amino-acid sequence MSLALTDLLPHPVVQAPMAGGVSVPQLAAAVSEAGGLGFLAAGYKTADGMYQEIKQLRGLTGHPFGVNVFMPQPETPDPAAVGVYAHQLAGEASWYETELGDPDSGRDDGYDAKLAVLLDNPVPVVSFHFGVPTREVLDSLRRVGTFTLATATTAEEARAVERAGADAVIAQGVEAGGHQGTHRDLPENDGSGVGLLSLVAEVRETVGIPIVAAGGIMRGSQIAAVLAAGAWAAQLGTAFVATHESGAHALHKQALTSPLYVRTELTRAFSGRPARGLVNRFLREHGPYAPAAYPDVHHLAAPLRRAAAKAGDAQGMALWAGQGHRMARELPAGQLVEVLVAELAATRAALSAGGAG is encoded by the coding sequence ATGTCCTTGGCGCTCACCGATCTCCTTCCGCACCCCGTCGTGCAGGCACCCATGGCGGGCGGTGTCTCCGTGCCGCAGCTCGCCGCGGCCGTCTCCGAGGCGGGCGGGCTCGGCTTCCTGGCCGCCGGGTACAAGACCGCGGACGGGATGTACCAGGAGATCAAGCAGCTGCGCGGACTGACCGGCCACCCGTTCGGCGTCAACGTCTTCATGCCCCAGCCCGAGACCCCCGACCCGGCCGCCGTGGGCGTCTACGCCCACCAGCTGGCCGGTGAGGCCTCCTGGTACGAGACCGAGCTCGGCGACCCCGACAGCGGCCGCGACGACGGCTACGACGCCAAACTCGCCGTCCTGCTCGACAACCCGGTGCCGGTGGTGTCGTTCCACTTCGGTGTGCCGACCCGCGAGGTCCTGGACTCCCTGCGCCGCGTCGGCACGTTCACCCTGGCCACCGCGACCACCGCCGAGGAGGCGCGGGCCGTGGAGCGGGCGGGCGCCGACGCGGTGATCGCGCAGGGCGTCGAGGCCGGCGGCCACCAGGGCACCCACCGGGACCTCCCGGAGAACGACGGCTCCGGCGTCGGACTGCTGTCCCTGGTCGCCGAGGTGCGGGAGACGGTGGGCATCCCGATCGTCGCCGCCGGCGGCATCATGCGCGGCAGCCAGATCGCCGCGGTGCTCGCGGCCGGCGCCTGGGCGGCCCAGCTCGGCACCGCCTTCGTCGCCACCCACGAGTCCGGCGCGCACGCCCTGCACAAGCAGGCGCTGACCAGCCCCCTGTACGTGCGCACCGAACTGACCCGCGCCTTCTCCGGACGCCCGGCCCGCGGCCTGGTCAACCGGTTCCTGCGTGAACACGGCCCGTACGCGCCCGCCGCCTACCCGGACGTCCACCACCTCGCCGCGCCGCTGCGCAGGGCCGCCGCCAAGGCGGGGGACGCACAGGGCATGGCCCTGTGGGCGGGACAGGGCCACCGGATGGCCCGGGAACTGCCCGCCGGGCAGCTGGTGGAGGTGCTGGTCGCCGAACTCGCCGCCACCCGCGCGGCGTTGTCGGCGGGGGGTGCCGGATGA
- a CDS encoding 16S rRNA (uracil(1498)-N(3))-methyltransferase yields MTAPVFVVEDFGTDGSGHHVLDGPEGRHAVSVKRLRAGESVVLTDGAGRRAEGEVTGTEGKDRLIVRLGDVVEEPVEWPRLTVVQALPKGDRGELAVETMTEVGVDAIVPWSAARCVTQWKGERGLKSLAKWRATAREAGKQSRRARFPEVADAATSKQVVSLLAEADFAAVLHESGTEPLATAGLPATGSIVLVVGPEGGVSPEELALFAQAGATPYRLGRSVLRTSTAGTAAAAVLLARTGRWS; encoded by the coding sequence ATGACCGCGCCGGTCTTCGTGGTGGAGGACTTCGGCACGGACGGCTCCGGGCACCATGTGCTCGACGGCCCCGAGGGGCGGCACGCCGTCTCCGTGAAGCGGCTGCGGGCCGGGGAGAGCGTCGTCCTCACCGACGGCGCGGGCCGCAGGGCCGAGGGCGAGGTGACCGGCACCGAGGGCAAGGACCGGCTGATCGTGCGCCTCGGGGACGTCGTCGAGGAGCCCGTGGAGTGGCCCCGGCTCACCGTCGTCCAGGCGCTGCCCAAGGGCGACCGGGGCGAGCTGGCCGTGGAGACGATGACCGAGGTCGGCGTCGACGCGATCGTGCCGTGGTCCGCGGCGCGCTGCGTCACGCAGTGGAAGGGCGAGCGCGGTCTGAAGTCCCTCGCCAAGTGGCGGGCGACGGCCCGGGAGGCCGGCAAGCAGTCCCGTCGGGCGCGCTTCCCCGAGGTCGCGGACGCGGCGACGAGCAAGCAGGTTGTCTCACTTCTCGCCGAAGCCGACTTCGCCGCCGTGCTCCACGAGAGCGGCACCGAGCCCCTGGCGACCGCCGGACTCCCCGCCACCGGCAGCATCGTGCTGGTCGTCGGCCCCGAAGGCGGGGTCTCGCCGGAGGAGCTGGCGCTCTTCGCGCAGGCTGGCGCCACGCCCTACCGACTGGGCCGCAGCGTCCTGCGCACCTCCACCGCGGGCACCGCCGCCGCGGCCGTCCTCCTGGCCCGCACGGGCCGCTGGTCCTGA
- the hrcA gene encoding heat-inducible transcriptional repressor HrcA, giving the protein MLSERRLQVLRAIVQDYVGTEEPVGSKALTERHNLGVSPATVRNDMAALEDEGFIAQPHTSAGRIPTDKGYRLFVDKLAGVKPMTAPERRAIQNFLEGAVDLHDVVARTVRLLAQLTRQVAVVQYPSLTRSTVRHVELLPMAPARAMLVLITDTGRVEQRMIDCPAPIGEATLGDLRARLNSRVAGRRFTDVPSLVEDLPEAFDLEERGTVSTVLSTLLETLVEDNEERLMIGGTANLTRFGHDFPLVIRPVLEALEEQVVLLKLLGEAKEPGVTVRIGHENAHEGLNSTSVVSVGYGSGGEAVAKLGVVGPTRMDYPGTMGAVRAVARYVGQILAES; this is encoded by the coding sequence GTGCTCAGTGAACGCAGGCTCCAGGTGTTGCGCGCCATCGTTCAGGACTACGTCGGAACCGAGGAGCCCGTCGGCTCCAAGGCCCTCACCGAGCGGCACAACCTGGGCGTCTCCCCGGCCACCGTGCGCAACGACATGGCGGCCCTGGAGGACGAGGGGTTCATCGCCCAGCCGCACACCAGCGCCGGGCGCATCCCCACCGACAAGGGCTACCGGCTCTTCGTGGACAAGCTCGCCGGCGTCAAGCCGATGACCGCGCCCGAGCGGCGCGCCATCCAGAACTTCCTCGAGGGCGCCGTCGACCTGCACGACGTGGTGGCCCGCACGGTGCGGCTGCTCGCGCAGCTGACCCGGCAGGTCGCCGTCGTGCAGTACCCGTCGCTGACCCGCTCGACCGTGCGGCACGTGGAGCTGCTCCCGATGGCGCCCGCGCGCGCCATGCTGGTGCTGATCACGGACACCGGGCGGGTCGAGCAGCGCATGATCGACTGCCCGGCGCCGATCGGCGAGGCGACCCTGGGGGATCTGCGGGCGCGGCTCAACAGCCGTGTCGCGGGCCGACGTTTCACCGATGTACCGTCTCTGGTCGAGGATCTCCCCGAGGCTTTCGACCTCGAGGAGCGCGGTACGGTCTCGACCGTGCTCTCCACCCTCCTGGAGACGCTCGTCGAGGACAACGAGGAGCGGCTGATGATCGGCGGTACCGCCAATCTGACCCGCTTCGGACATGACTTTCCCCTTGTGATCCGGCCCGTACTGGAGGCGCTGGAGGAGCAGGTCGTGCTTCTCAAGCTGCTGGGCGAGGCGAAGGAACCGGGCGTGACCGTGCGTATCGGTCATGAGAACGCCCACGAGGGACTCAACTCCACCTCAGTGGTGTCGGTGGGCTACGGTTCGGGCGGCGAGGCTGTTGCCAAGCTCGGCGTGGTCGGTCCGACCCGCATGGATTACCCAGGAACGATGGGAGCGGTACGCGCAGTGGCACGGTACGTCGGACAGATCCTGGCGGAGTCGTAG
- a CDS encoding SpoIIE family protein phosphatase, whose translation MRAIPTQRETPRAVSEAPARACARADAALSGGSLAPGTARALVRSALADWTERALPGAEHLTTRAGDDATLIASELVTNAVVHAGTEVRLTCRLEEESGALVVEVTDRHPSRAPHGGEPEAPPYESPEHGRGLRLVAALSEAWGITYRPGTKTVWARIPVGGGFAADGAEESAENTEGAQSAEGMGVPFDAYVWEAEPEPGGEGWRVPRPYRRDGAWLGRGALSFLAEASDLLAGQLDEDLVAALTGQLIVPRLADWCAVWLEDEATGHGGWSDGARADGPRLARVWHADESRVEELSRVLEQEPPPPSDPLSTGPVGYPWPEKALHLTGGHDEGTGTALAYRLVAGGRPLGTLVIGRAGIGRFPDEVTGLVEDLGRRVALAIGAARQYARQATISAVLQRGLLPGAVAEIPGVRSALVYEPHDKGGPSGDFYDLFPAGPGRWCFAIGDVQGKGPEAAVVIGLARPWLRLLAREGYHVADVLDRLNQLLLDDATEAADAAARALVAAGARPTAPGDGPQTRFLSLLYGELTLVEGGARVTLASAGHPLPLLLAPDGTVRTVARSQTLLGVVEDATYTSDSFELRSGDTLLCVTDGVTERRRGSHQFDDGDGLATALADCAGLDADRIAERISRLVHEFGERPPADDLALLVLQAD comes from the coding sequence ATGAGGGCCATTCCGACGCAACGGGAGACCCCGCGTGCCGTCTCGGAGGCGCCCGCGCGGGCGTGCGCGCGGGCGGACGCGGCGCTGTCCGGCGGCTCCCTCGCGCCGGGCACCGCGCGGGCCCTGGTGCGGTCGGCGCTCGCCGACTGGACGGAGCGCGCCCTGCCCGGTGCCGAGCACCTCACCACCCGCGCCGGCGACGACGCCACGCTGATCGCCAGCGAACTGGTCACCAACGCCGTCGTGCACGCCGGCACCGAGGTACGGCTGACCTGCCGCCTCGAGGAGGAGAGCGGTGCCCTCGTCGTCGAGGTCACCGACCGCCACCCCTCCCGCGCCCCGCACGGCGGCGAACCGGAGGCACCGCCCTACGAGAGCCCCGAGCACGGGCGCGGCCTGCGCCTGGTCGCCGCGCTCTCCGAGGCCTGGGGGATCACCTACCGCCCCGGCACCAAAACCGTCTGGGCCCGGATCCCCGTGGGAGGGGGCTTCGCGGCGGACGGCGCGGAGGAGAGCGCGGAGAACACGGAGGGTGCGCAGAGCGCGGAGGGCATGGGCGTCCCGTTCGACGCGTACGTGTGGGAGGCGGAGCCGGAGCCCGGCGGTGAGGGGTGGCGCGTGCCCCGGCCGTACCGGCGGGACGGGGCCTGGCTGGGGCGCGGGGCGCTGTCCTTCCTCGCCGAGGCGTCCGATCTGCTCGCCGGGCAACTGGACGAGGACCTGGTCGCCGCGCTCACCGGGCAGCTGATCGTGCCGCGGCTGGCGGACTGGTGCGCGGTGTGGCTCGAGGACGAGGCCACCGGCCACGGCGGCTGGAGCGACGGGGCACGGGCCGACGGACCCCGCCTCGCCCGTGTCTGGCACGCCGACGAGAGCCGCGTCGAGGAACTGAGCCGGGTACTGGAGCAGGAGCCACCGCCTCCCTCCGATCCACTGAGCACCGGACCGGTCGGCTATCCCTGGCCGGAGAAGGCGCTCCACCTGACCGGGGGCCACGACGAGGGCACCGGCACCGCCCTCGCCTACCGGCTCGTCGCCGGTGGCCGGCCGCTGGGGACGCTGGTGATCGGGCGGGCCGGGATCGGGCGGTTCCCGGACGAGGTCACCGGACTGGTGGAGGACCTCGGGCGGCGCGTGGCGCTCGCCATCGGCGCCGCCCGGCAGTACGCCCGCCAGGCCACCATCAGCGCCGTGCTCCAGCGCGGACTGCTGCCCGGCGCCGTCGCCGAGATCCCCGGCGTGCGCTCCGCCCTCGTCTACGAGCCCCACGACAAGGGCGGACCGAGCGGCGACTTCTACGACCTGTTCCCGGCCGGGCCGGGCCGCTGGTGCTTCGCCATCGGCGACGTCCAGGGCAAGGGCCCCGAGGCGGCCGTCGTCATCGGTCTGGCCCGCCCCTGGCTGCGGCTGCTCGCCCGCGAGGGCTACCACGTCGCCGACGTCCTGGACCGCCTCAACCAACTGCTCCTCGACGACGCCACGGAAGCCGCCGACGCCGCCGCCCGCGCGCTCGTCGCCGCCGGCGCCCGCCCGACCGCCCCCGGGGACGGCCCCCAGACCCGCTTCCTTTCCCTGCTCTACGGCGAACTCACCCTCGTCGAGGGCGGCGCCCGTGTCACCCTCGCCTCCGCCGGACACCCCCTGCCGCTGCTGCTCGCCCCCGACGGGACGGTCCGTACCGTGGCCCGGTCGCAGACCCTGCTCGGGGTCGTCGAGGACGCCACCTACACCAGCGACTCCTTCGAGCTGCGCTCCGGCGACACCCTGCTCTGCGTCACCGACGGCGTCACCGAGCGGCGCCGCGGCTCCCACCAGTTCGACGACGGCGACGGACTCGCCACCGCACTGGCCGACTGCGCGGGACTGGACGCCGACCGGATAGCGGAACGTATCAGCAGGCTGGTCCACGAGTTCGGGGAGCGGCCACCGGCGGACGATCTCGCCCTGCTGGTGCTCCAGGCGGACTGA
- a CDS encoding MBL fold metallo-hydrolase, producing the protein MTVTWEESGWERLAPGVGRCRLPVWDCTAGLVVGAGAALLVDAGSSLGEGARLRARAQALAGGRVTHLALTHPHFDHVLGAAVFAGAEVFGAVGLDTALARGGEELRADAEREGLDARAAEEAVDALTLVRPRHLVSGEWTLDLGGGRQALLANVGPGHTAHDLVVLVPGEPEVVFCGDLVEESGDPQAGPDAVPSRWPAALDRLLALGGEDAVYVPGHGAVVDAAFVRSQRDALAARFGVSD; encoded by the coding sequence ATGACGGTGACTTGGGAAGAGTCGGGGTGGGAGCGGCTGGCGCCGGGAGTGGGCCGGTGCCGGCTGCCGGTGTGGGACTGCACGGCGGGGCTCGTCGTCGGCGCGGGCGCGGCACTGCTCGTGGACGCCGGTTCGAGTCTGGGCGAGGGCGCCCGGTTGCGGGCACGGGCGCAGGCGCTCGCCGGTGGGCGTGTGACGCATCTCGCGCTCACCCACCCCCATTTCGACCATGTGCTGGGGGCGGCGGTGTTCGCGGGCGCGGAGGTGTTCGGCGCGGTGGGCCTGGACACGGCGCTGGCGCGGGGAGGCGAGGAACTGCGCGCGGACGCGGAGCGCGAGGGGCTGGACGCGCGGGCGGCGGAGGAGGCCGTGGACGCGCTGACGCTGGTCCGTCCCCGGCACCTGGTGTCCGGCGAGTGGACGCTCGACCTGGGCGGCGGACGGCAGGCGCTCCTCGCCAACGTGGGCCCCGGGCACACCGCCCACGATCTGGTGGTGCTGGTGCCCGGCGAGCCGGAGGTGGTCTTCTGCGGCGACCTGGTGGAGGAGTCCGGTGATCCGCAGGCGGGCCCCGACGCCGTCCCGTCGCGGTGGCCGGCCGCCCTGGACCGGCTGCTGGCCCTGGGCGGCGAGGACGCGGTGTACGTCCCCGGTCACGGAGCGGTGGTGGACGCGGCGTTCGTACGGTCCCAACGCGACGCCCTCGCGGCTCGTTTCGGCGTGTCGGACTGA
- a CDS encoding DUF4291 family protein — MARRSCDRRWLRLVEGAVAEHGEWVPERDVCLRPLAHRSLQLGLTGEAAHRYADEWTVSVTGTTDLAREIHGQARDGDLEAARRLLPRELPCPVPEGLLDHLRP; from the coding sequence GTGGCCCGCAGGTCATGTGACCGCCGCTGGCTGCGGCTCGTAGAAGGTGCCGTCGCGGAGCATGGCGAATGGGTCCCCGAGCGCGATGTGTGCCTGCGGCCGCTCGCCCACCGCTCGCTGCAGCTCGGGCTCACCGGTGAGGCGGCACACCGCTACGCGGACGAGTGGACGGTCTCCGTCACCGGTACCACCGATCTCGCGCGCGAGATCCACGGGCAGGCGCGGGACGGTGACCTGGAGGCCGCCCGGCGGCTTCTTCCCCGCGAGCTCCCCTGTCCCGTTCCCGAGGGGCTCCTGGATCACCTGCGCCCATGA
- the dnaJ gene encoding molecular chaperone DnaJ: MATDYYAVLGVRRDASQEEIKKAFRRLARELHPDVNPDPKTQERFKEINAAYEVLSDPQKKQVYDLGGDPLQQAGAGGAGGFGAGGFGNFSDIMDAFFGTASQRGPRSRTRRGQDAMIRIEVELDEAAFGTTKDIQVDTAIVCTTCSGEGAAPGTSAQTCDMCRGRGEVSQVTRSFLGQVMTSRPCPQCQGFGTVVPNPCPECAGDGRVRSRRTLTVKIPAGVDNGTRIQLAGEGEVGPGGGPAGDLYVEIHELPHSTFQRRGDDLHCTVTLPMTAAALGTKVPLETLDGMEEVDIRPGTQSGQSIPLHGRGVTHLRGGGRGDLIVHVEVQTPSKLDPEQERLLRELAKLRGEERPLGQFQPGQQGLFSRLKDAFNGR, encoded by the coding sequence GTGGCCACGGACTACTACGCCGTACTCGGCGTACGCCGCGACGCTTCGCAGGAGGAGATCAAGAAGGCCTTCCGGCGGCTCGCCCGCGAGCTGCATCCGGACGTCAACCCGGATCCGAAGACCCAGGAGCGGTTCAAGGAGATCAACGCCGCCTACGAGGTGCTGTCGGACCCGCAGAAGAAGCAGGTCTACGACCTCGGCGGCGATCCGCTCCAGCAGGCCGGGGCCGGCGGCGCGGGCGGCTTCGGCGCGGGTGGCTTCGGGAACTTCTCCGACATCATGGACGCGTTCTTCGGCACGGCGTCGCAGCGCGGTCCGCGCTCGCGCACCCGCCGCGGCCAGGACGCCATGATCCGGATCGAGGTCGAGCTGGACGAGGCCGCGTTCGGCACGACCAAGGACATCCAGGTCGACACGGCGATCGTGTGCACCACGTGCAGCGGTGAGGGCGCCGCGCCGGGGACCAGCGCGCAGACCTGTGACATGTGCCGCGGCCGCGGTGAGGTCTCGCAGGTCACCCGGTCCTTCCTGGGCCAGGTCATGACCTCGCGCCCCTGCCCGCAGTGCCAGGGCTTCGGCACCGTCGTCCCGAACCCGTGCCCGGAGTGCGCCGGCGACGGACGCGTCCGCTCCCGCCGCACCCTGACCGTGAAGATCCCGGCCGGTGTCGACAACGGCACCCGGATCCAGCTGGCCGGCGAGGGCGAGGTCGGCCCCGGCGGCGGTCCCGCCGGCGACCTGTACGTGGAGATCCACGAGCTGCCGCACAGCACCTTCCAGCGGCGCGGCGACGACCTGCACTGCACGGTCACCCTCCCGATGACGGCGGCCGCCCTCGGCACCAAGGTGCCGCTGGAGACGCTGGACGGCATGGAGGAGGTCGACATCCGGCCCGGCACCCAGTCCGGCCAGTCGATCCCGCTGCACGGCCGGGGCGTCACGCATCTGCGCGGCGGCGGCCGGGGCGACCTCATCGTGCACGTCGAGGTGCAGACCCCGAGCAAGCTCGACCCCGAACAGGAACGCCTGCTGCGCGAACTCGCCAAGCTCCGTGGCGAGGAGCGCCCGCTGGGCCAGTTCCAGCCCGGGCAGCAGGGGCTGTTCTCCCGGTTGAAGGACGCTTTCAACGGGCGCTGA
- a CDS encoding DUF3097 domain-containing protein, whose amino-acid sequence MRPYSPDLTPGWKKSRPVPEVPAEPGLVVEEPGSGFCGAVIRCEAGTVTLEDRFGKHRVFPLEPRGFLLEGRAVTLVRPAAGPARPPRTASGSVAVPGARARVARAGRIYVEGRHDAELVEKVWGDDLRVEGVVVEYLEGVDDLPAIVDAFAPGPDARLGVLVDHLVPGSKEWRIAESVTSEHALVVGHPYIDVWEAVKPSSLGIRSWPRVPHGQDWKTGVCRALGWRVANTGEAWQRVLGAVHSYKDLEPALLGRVEELIDFVTMPS is encoded by the coding sequence ATGCGCCCGTACTCTCCTGACCTGACCCCCGGGTGGAAGAAGTCCCGGCCCGTCCCCGAGGTCCCGGCCGAGCCCGGTCTGGTGGTGGAGGAGCCCGGCAGCGGATTCTGCGGCGCGGTGATCCGCTGCGAGGCGGGCACGGTGACCCTGGAGGACCGCTTCGGCAAGCACCGGGTCTTCCCCCTGGAGCCGCGCGGATTCCTGCTGGAGGGCCGCGCGGTGACGCTGGTGCGGCCCGCCGCGGGCCCGGCGCGTCCGCCCCGGACGGCATCCGGTTCGGTGGCCGTCCCGGGCGCCCGCGCGCGGGTGGCGCGCGCCGGGCGCATCTACGTCGAGGGCCGCCACGACGCCGAACTGGTCGAGAAGGTGTGGGGCGACGATCTGCGCGTCGAGGGCGTGGTCGTGGAGTACCTGGAGGGCGTCGACGACCTGCCGGCGATCGTCGACGCGTTCGCGCCGGGCCCGGACGCACGGCTGGGCGTCCTGGTGGACCACCTGGTGCCGGGCTCGAAGGAGTGGCGCATCGCGGAGTCGGTCACCAGCGAGCACGCCCTGGTGGTGGGCCACCCGTACATCGACGTCTGGGAGGCGGTGAAACCGTCCTCCCTGGGCATCCGGTCCTGGCCCCGGGTGCCGCACGGCCAGGACTGGAAGACGGGCGTCTGCCGGGCCCTGGGCTGGCGCGTGGCCAACACGGGGGAAGCCTGGCAGCGCGTCCTCGGCGCGGTGCACTCGTACAAGGACCTGGAGCCGGCGTTGTTGGGCAGGGTCGAGGAACTGATCGATTTCGTGACGATGCCGTCCTGA